In Caldicellulosiruptor obsidiansis OB47, a single window of DNA contains:
- a CDS encoding MFS transporter produces the protein MNVLLSNSPQILVAKKLEMLETYKEYFIKVALLMRLMWFLLAIDVFVFAAKNELLFIILFYIIFSLQGFFASFANITWFNLILKLVPERQRSKFFGIRSSIGGLCETFGAFLMGRILRLLHFPYNYGLLFLISFLIMMLSLYIASMMKEIPIKKPKKEIDNKHYFRSMFLILKEDRNFVYYLFSVLFIGALGKMPFGFQTIFAKNSLSISTQHVAVATTILLFSQTVGYMLWGLIGSKYGFKSTLLISALIFLPAIYFTYLMSSVEIYYLSVALFGIAQSARNVNESNMAAKLCKDPLKQPSYIGLRNFLMGPFFAFNSIIAGSIIDILGKNLLFLISFSCMVLGFFILCFLVKEE, from the coding sequence TTGAATGTACTTTTGTCAAACTCTCCGCAGATACTTGTTGCTAAAAAACTTGAGATGCTTGAAACATATAAAGAATATTTTATAAAAGTTGCTTTGCTTATGAGGCTTATGTGGTTTTTGCTTGCTATTGATGTGTTTGTATTTGCTGCTAAGAATGAGCTCTTATTTATAATTCTTTTTTACATAATTTTTAGTCTTCAAGGTTTTTTTGCTTCATTTGCCAATATAACATGGTTCAATCTTATACTAAAGCTTGTTCCTGAAAGACAAAGGAGCAAGTTTTTTGGGATAAGGTCATCGATAGGGGGACTGTGTGAGACATTTGGAGCCTTTTTGATGGGAAGAATATTGAGACTTTTACACTTTCCTTATAACTATGGTCTTTTATTTTTAATTTCGTTTTTGATAATGATGCTCTCATTGTACATAGCTTCTATGATGAAAGAGATTCCTATCAAGAAACCAAAAAAGGAGATTGACAATAAGCATTATTTTAGGAGCATGTTTTTGATACTAAAAGAAGATAGAAATTTTGTATATTATCTTTTTTCAGTTTTATTTATTGGTGCACTGGGTAAGATGCCGTTTGGTTTTCAAACAATATTTGCAAAAAATAGCCTGAGTATTTCAACCCAACATGTTGCAGTGGCAACCACAATATTGCTTTTTTCTCAAACAGTAGGATATATGCTCTGGGGATTAATTGGTTCAAAATACGGGTTTAAAAGTACTCTTTTAATTTCTGCTCTGATATTTTTGCCTGCAATATATTTTACATACCTTATGAGCTCTGTAGAAATATATTATCTTTCTGTTGCCCTGTTTGGGATTGCCCAAAGTGCAAGAAATGTAAACGAAAGTAATATGGCTGCAAAACTTTGCAAGGACCCATTAAAACAACCATCATATATCGGGCTTAGAAACTTTTTAATGGGACCATTTTTTGCGTTTAATTCAATAATTGCAGGTAGTATAATTGATATACTTGGCAAAAATCTTTTATTTCTAATATCGTTTAGCTGCATGGTGTTGGGATTTTTTATTCTATGTTTCTTAGTAAAAGAGGAGTAA
- a CDS encoding DNA-3-methyladenine glycosylase family protein produces MNIKEYTDFLRISGVEIDFDATFFSGQCFRWKKVDGGYIGVVNRKIVLVYPQDSNTFDIYNCSPEEFKKFFYWYFDLDKDYDLILKELSEHDEILKKAVEKYRGMRLLNQEPFECMISFIISQNNNIKRIQMLVERLCQAYGEKIEYRGFSSWTFPEIENLKKISTEELKRLGLGYRAEYIKDAIAKLDEGKIDFESLESLSSDEARKILKTVKGIGDKVANCILLYSLQKYDVFPVDVWVKRALREYYGIENTKQLRQFINSFGELAGYAQLFLFHYIRNINK; encoded by the coding sequence TTGAACATAAAAGAGTATACTGATTTTCTTCGCATAAGTGGAGTAGAGATTGATTTTGACGCAACATTTTTTAGCGGACAGTGTTTTAGATGGAAAAAGGTAGATGGTGGATACATAGGAGTTGTAAATAGAAAAATAGTTTTAGTATATCCGCAGGATAGTAATACTTTTGACATATACAACTGTTCACCTGAAGAGTTTAAAAAGTTTTTTTACTGGTATTTTGACTTGGATAAAGACTATGATTTGATTTTAAAAGAACTTTCTGAGCATGATGAGATTTTGAAAAAGGCAGTTGAGAAGTACAGAGGGATGAGACTTTTAAATCAAGAACCTTTTGAATGTATGATTTCTTTTATTATATCTCAGAATAACAACATAAAAAGAATTCAAATGCTAGTGGAAAGACTTTGCCAGGCTTATGGGGAAAAAATAGAATACAGAGGATTTTCTTCTTGGACATTTCCAGAAATTGAGAACTTAAAAAAGATCTCAACAGAAGAATTAAAACGCTTAGGGTTAGGTTATAGAGCAGAGTATATCAAAGATGCAATTGCTAAATTAGATGAAGGTAAAATAGACTTTGAAAGTCTTGAGTCTTTGAGTTCTGATGAAGCAAGGAAGATTTTAAAAACGGTAAAAGGAATAGGAGACAAGGTTGCTAATTGTATATTGCTTTACTCACTGCAAAAGTATGATGTGTTTCCTGTGGATGTGTGGGTGAAACGTGCCTTGAGAGAATATTATGGAATTGAAAATACAAAACAGCTGAGACAGTTTATAAATTCGTTTGGTGAACTTGCAGGATACGCTCAGCTTTTTTTATTTCACTATATTAGGAACATCAATAAATAA
- a CDS encoding OmpA family protein, whose product MSRKRMEEPAHENHERWLITYADLITLLLIYFIVMYSMSKLDMDKFKNFTESLTSVLKGTAYIFENSGPSILEGLSGKNVKGTNTDVGGATKNRQMTEEELINDIQKQVLGLIKEHGIEGKVLVIQEERGLSILLKDVLFDTGSAKLTPQAKEVVHEIAKILEKVPNNNIRIEGHTDNVPIHNKYFYSNWELSTARATSVLQEILRVSKVKPERFSVVGYGEYRPIASNKTPEGRALNRRVTIVILRTVYSKAEPVR is encoded by the coding sequence ATGTCAAGAAAGCGTATGGAAGAACCAGCCCATGAGAACCATGAACGATGGCTTATTACCTATGCAGATTTGATTACTCTTTTACTCATATATTTTATTGTCATGTACTCTATGAGTAAACTTGACATGGACAAATTTAAAAACTTCACAGAATCCCTAACATCTGTTTTGAAAGGTACAGCTTACATTTTTGAAAATTCTGGTCCATCTATATTAGAAGGATTATCAGGGAAAAATGTTAAAGGAACAAACACTGATGTTGGTGGGGCAACAAAAAATAGGCAGATGACTGAAGAAGAACTCATAAATGATATACAGAAACAGGTTTTAGGGCTTATAAAAGAACATGGTATTGAAGGTAAAGTGCTTGTGATACAGGAAGAGAGAGGATTATCAATTTTACTTAAAGATGTGTTATTTGATACAGGTTCCGCAAAGCTTACACCCCAGGCAAAAGAAGTTGTGCATGAGATTGCAAAGATTTTAGAAAAAGTGCCAAATAATAACATAAGAATTGAGGGACACACAGACAATGTCCCTATTCACAATAAATACTTTTATTCTAACTGGGAGCTTTCGACAGCAAGAGCTACATCTGTTTTGCAGGAAATTTTAAGAGTTTCAAAGGTAAAACCCGAGAGATTTTCTGTTGTTGGCTATGGTGAGTATAGACCAATTGCTTCTAATAAGACACCAGAAGGAAGAGCCCTCAACAGAAGAGTTACAATTGTGATACTGAGAACAGTATATAGCAAAGCTGAACCTGTGAGGTAA
- a CDS encoding flagellar motor protein produces MDILSIGGLILGFGSLLTAFIIEKGNPAKLLQISAAMIVFGGTIAAVLVSFPMSQIKIAVKHIKMVFMDKKIDFASVVEQLVQLSDRARKEGLLALEQEIPNLQNPLLKKGLGLVVDGIEGEVIRDILDREVYLAEDELKEAAEVFEAAGGYSPTMGIIGTVMGLISVLSNLTNPDELGPAIAVAFVATLYGVSSANLIWLNFGKKIKTKAKQERMLNEIIVEGLLSIQAGENPRILREKIGGMLKEAGQKQSQAQEPAGATVGG; encoded by the coding sequence ATGGATATTCTTTCAATTGGCGGGTTGATATTGGGTTTTGGTTCTCTTTTGACTGCGTTTATAATTGAAAAAGGTAATCCTGCAAAGCTTTTGCAGATTTCAGCCGCTATGATTGTTTTTGGTGGAACAATTGCGGCAGTACTTGTTTCATTTCCCATGTCACAGATAAAAATAGCAGTAAAACACATAAAAATGGTTTTTATGGATAAGAAAATTGATTTTGCAAGTGTGGTTGAACAGCTTGTGCAACTTTCTGACAGGGCGCGAAAAGAAGGTCTCTTGGCTTTAGAGCAAGAGATTCCAAACCTCCAGAATCCGCTTTTGAAAAAAGGTTTAGGACTTGTTGTTGATGGTATTGAAGGTGAAGTGATTAGAGATATTTTAGACAGGGAAGTTTACCTTGCAGAAGATGAGCTTAAAGAAGCAGCAGAAGTATTTGAGGCTGCAGGTGGATATTCTCCTACAATGGGTATTATTGGTACTGTTATGGGACTTATTTCTGTGCTTTCGAACTTGACAAATCCAGATGAACTTGGTCCTGCTATAGCTGTTGCATTTGTTGCAACTTTGTATGGTGTTTCATCTGCTAACCTAATTTGGCTTAACTTTGGTAAGAAGATAAAAACAAAAGCAAAGCAAGAAAGAATGTTAAATGAGATAATTGTGGAAGGCCTTTTGTCAATCCAAGCTGGTGAAAACCCAAGAATACTCAGGGAAAAGATTGGCGGAATGTTAAAAGAAGCTGGTCAGAAGCAAAGTCAAGCTCAAGAGCCAGCAGGCGCAACTGTTGGGGGGTAA
- a CDS encoding PrsW family intramembrane metalloprotease produces MTLYKLIILSIAPSLFIALYIYFRDKFEKEPLHLLLKTFVWGILISSIVVPIEYFLMAYGSISASSRLSFIVFEAFIVAGLTEEYFKRLVVLRVAFDSPHFNQPFDGIVYCVFSAVGFAAIENVGYVYQTFQASPDAAVSVLVLRGVMAVPAHAMFGIVMGYYLGFAKFAPESRSYWYFKASLIIPMLLHGFYDFVLMLNVYGALVIVGLYEILLFAYCLRLIRKSQEISNLYF; encoded by the coding sequence GTGACACTTTACAAACTGATTATTTTAAGCATAGCTCCTTCTTTGTTCATAGCTCTTTATATCTATTTTAGAGACAAGTTTGAAAAAGAACCTCTTCATCTTCTTTTGAAAACCTTTGTATGGGGGATACTTATTAGCTCTATTGTTGTTCCAATTGAATATTTTTTAATGGCATATGGCAGCATTTCTGCTTCAAGCAGGCTTTCATTCATTGTATTTGAAGCGTTTATTGTTGCAGGTCTTACAGAAGAATACTTTAAAAGACTTGTTGTGCTAAGGGTGGCTTTTGACAGTCCTCATTTCAATCAACCATTTGATGGCATAGTTTACTGTGTATTCTCTGCAGTTGGGTTTGCTGCAATAGAGAATGTAGGGTATGTGTATCAAACTTTTCAGGCATCCCCCGACGCTGCAGTTTCAGTTCTTGTTCTAAGAGGTGTGATGGCAGTACCTGCACATGCTATGTTTGGAATTGTAATGGGATATTATTTAGGCTTTGCAAAGTTTGCGCCCGAGAGCAGAAGTTACTGGTATTTTAAGGCTTCTCTTATTATTCCTATGCTTTTGCATGGATTTTATGATTTTGTGCTCATGCTAAATGTCTATGGAGCGCTGGTCATAGTTGGTTTGTATGAGATTTTATTGTTTGCTTATTGCTTGAGATTAATTAGAAAAAGTCAAGAAATTTCCAATTTGTATTTTTAA
- the rho gene encoding transcription termination factor Rho — protein MPGSLEEFLKGKSIIELREIAKSLGIQKYSLLKKGELMEAIKNFLGSSEEDATVLEGIGKKEKGRRGRKKKSETAEVQQTFELKSEEQESKLEETEEKEEASLDEMENKEEDNIKEQTLSQDTQKEEKTEKPVDVSLNEENKEESKVIELKPKKEEKREDKMQIEIPPELKELEGKVEIGGIGEGVLEIIYEPGGGGGYGFLRDDSFVPGPNDIYVSPSQIRKFNLKTGDKIRGPIRLPKENEKFAGLLYVQSVNDMKPEEVAKRTPFEDLTPIFPNKRIILENKNEPKDLAVRLIDLIAPIGRGQRGLIVAPPKAGKTTLLKKIANSILTNYDDLHLIVLLIDERPEEVTDMQDSIKAEIHYSTFDETPEHHIKVAEMVLERAMRLVECKKDVVILLDSLTRLARAYNLVEPPSGRTLSGGLDPNALHKPKKFFGAARNLKEGGSLTILATALIETGSRMDDVIFEEFKGTGNMELHLDRKLSEKRIFPAIDINKSGTRREELLLSEEEKAAVDAIRRALSNFGTAETTERIISMLSQTKSNEEFIRKILQNLR, from the coding sequence GTGCCTGGGTCACTTGAAGAGTTTTTAAAAGGAAAGTCTATTATTGAACTTAGAGAAATAGCAAAAAGTCTGGGTATTCAAAAATATTCTTTGCTCAAAAAAGGTGAGTTGATGGAAGCTATTAAAAATTTTCTAGGAAGTTCAGAAGAAGATGCGACAGTTCTTGAAGGCATAGGTAAAAAAGAAAAAGGTAGAAGAGGAAGAAAGAAGAAATCAGAAACTGCAGAAGTTCAGCAGACTTTTGAATTAAAGAGCGAGGAGCAAGAATCAAAGCTTGAAGAGACTGAGGAAAAGGAAGAGGCAAGCCTAGATGAAATGGAAAATAAAGAAGAAGATAACATAAAAGAGCAAACTTTGTCGCAGGACACACAAAAAGAAGAAAAAACTGAAAAGCCTGTAGATGTTAGTTTGAATGAGGAGAACAAAGAAGAGAGTAAGGTAATAGAGTTAAAACCTAAAAAAGAAGAAAAAAGAGAGGATAAGATGCAGATAGAAATTCCACCAGAATTAAAAGAACTTGAAGGTAAAGTTGAGATAGGTGGTATAGGAGAAGGAGTTTTGGAGATAATTTATGAACCTGGTGGCGGCGGTGGCTACGGATTTTTGCGCGACGATTCGTTTGTTCCTGGCCCAAATGACATATATGTTTCGCCATCTCAAATCAGAAAATTCAATCTCAAAACGGGTGATAAAATTAGAGGTCCCATTAGACTTCCAAAAGAAAATGAGAAGTTTGCAGGACTTTTGTATGTTCAGAGCGTCAACGATATGAAACCAGAAGAAGTTGCAAAACGCACTCCTTTTGAAGACCTTACCCCTATTTTCCCAAACAAAAGAATAATTTTGGAAAATAAAAATGAACCTAAGGATTTAGCGGTTAGACTCATAGACCTTATTGCGCCAATTGGAAGAGGCCAGAGAGGATTAATTGTAGCACCACCAAAAGCAGGTAAAACTACACTATTAAAGAAAATAGCAAATAGTATTCTCACAAACTATGATGATTTGCATTTGATTGTACTGCTCATCGATGAAAGACCTGAAGAGGTCACTGATATGCAGGACTCAATTAAAGCAGAGATACATTACTCAACATTTGACGAAACGCCTGAACATCACATCAAGGTTGCTGAAATGGTTTTAGAAAGGGCTATGAGACTTGTTGAGTGTAAAAAAGACGTTGTCATATTGTTAGATAGCTTGACAAGGCTTGCACGTGCTTATAACTTGGTTGAACCACCATCTGGCAGAACACTCTCTGGTGGTCTTGACCCGAACGCTCTTCACAAACCTAAAAAGTTTTTTGGTGCTGCAAGAAACCTTAAAGAGGGTGGCAGCCTTACCATCCTTGCAACAGCATTGATTGAAACAGGGTCACGAATGGACGATGTCATATTTGAAGAGTTCAAGGGCACTGGCAACATGGAGCTGCACCTTGACAGAAAACTTTCTGAAAAGCGAATATTCCCTGCTATTGATATAAACAAGTCAGGGACAAGAAGAGAGGAGCTTTTGCTGTCTGAAGAAGAAAAAGCAGCTGTTGATGCAATCAGAAGAGCACTTTCTAATTTTGGAACAGCTGAAACTACAGAAAGAATTATAAGCATGCTTTCTCAGACAAAGTCAAATGAAGAATTCATAAGAAAGATATTACAAAATTTGAGATGA
- a CDS encoding DUF1385 domain-containing protein — MKKTTIGGMALIEGIMMKGPKKISIVIRKPNGELYKEVKDLAIDDTNKLKKIPFIRGVFILFEQMILGTKALMKSADIALEELPDEEKEKQKDFVDKLFEKKFFQKIGVTDIAIYFSVVVSIVLGILLFFYIPTWSVEVFKGFSLSSFWKNMIEGIVRVIIFILYLLFASQMKEIKRVFEYHGAEHKTIFAYENGEELSIPNIKKYSTHHPRCGTSFLFIVIIISIIIFTISGWQSVIMRTLLRLLLLPVIIGISYEIIRWAGKSESILARIISYPGLWLQNITTKEPDEKQIEVAIEALKEVVPEDRKLDEW, encoded by the coding sequence ATGAAAAAAACTACTATCGGTGGAATGGCTCTCATAGAGGGTATAATGATGAAAGGACCTAAAAAAATTTCCATTGTTATAAGAAAACCGAATGGTGAGCTTTACAAAGAGGTAAAGGATTTAGCCATAGACGATACTAACAAGCTAAAAAAGATTCCTTTTATAAGAGGAGTATTTATCTTATTTGAGCAAATGATTCTTGGGACAAAAGCTTTGATGAAATCTGCTGACATTGCATTAGAAGAGTTGCCAGATGAAGAAAAAGAAAAACAAAAAGATTTTGTGGACAAACTTTTTGAAAAGAAATTTTTCCAGAAGATTGGTGTTACCGATATAGCTATTTATTTTTCTGTAGTTGTATCCATAGTTCTCGGAATACTTCTATTTTTTTATATTCCTACTTGGTCTGTTGAAGTATTCAAAGGTTTTAGTCTTAGTAGTTTTTGGAAAAATATGATAGAAGGAATAGTAAGAGTAATAATTTTTATTTTGTATCTTTTATTTGCATCCCAGATGAAAGAAATAAAAAGGGTTTTTGAGTATCACGGAGCAGAACACAAAACAATCTTTGCATATGAAAATGGTGAAGAGTTAAGTATTCCAAACATAAAAAAATATTCTACACACCATCCGCGATGTGGAACAAGCTTTTTATTTATTGTAATAATTATCAGTATAATTATTTTTACTATTTCTGGTTGGCAGTCTGTTATTATGAGGACTTTACTACGGCTTTTACTTCTTCCTGTAATTATTGGCATATCATATGAGATAATAAGATGGGCTGGAAAAAGTGAAAGTATTTTAGCAAGGATAATTTCATATCCTGGGCTTTGGCTTCAGAACATTACAACAAAAGAGCCTGATGAAAAACAGATAGAAGTTGCAATTGAGGCATTAAAAGAGGTAGTGCCGGAGGACAGAAAGCTTGATGAGTGGTAG
- the rpmE gene encoding 50S ribosomal protein L31 — MKEGIHPTYYHDAVVRCACGETFVTGSTKKEIHVEICSKCHPFFTGKQKFVDTTGRVERFMKKYGLEQK; from the coding sequence ATGAAAGAAGGCATCCATCCAACATATTATCACGATGCAGTTGTCAGATGTGCATGCGGTGAGACATTTGTAACTGGTTCTACTAAAAAAGAAATCCATGTAGAAATTTGTTCAAAGTGCCATCCATTCTTTACAGGTAAACAAAAGTTTGTTGATACAACAGGTAGAGTAGAAAGATTTATGAAGAAATATGGGCTTGAACAGAAATAG
- a CDS encoding N-acetylmuramoyl-L-alanine amidase family protein: MKVCIDPGHGGKDPGAIGKNNTKEKDITLAIAKKLKFILEDGTNTKVILTRDSDILPWGEKSVKEDLKARCDIANANLVDVFVSIHCNSSKNDSARGIETFYYKTSQKGFLLAVEVQKSIVEAVKTINRGVKFADFYVLRATKMPAILTECGFLSNPEEEKMLNNQNYQTQIALAIAKGIVNYQKNVDKA, translated from the coding sequence ATGAAGGTATGTATAGACCCTGGTCATGGAGGGAAGGACCCTGGAGCAATAGGAAAAAACAACACCAAAGAAAAAGATATAACACTTGCAATTGCTAAAAAATTAAAATTCATATTGGAAGATGGCACAAACACCAAGGTGATTTTGACAAGAGACTCTGATATTTTGCCGTGGGGAGAAAAAAGTGTAAAAGAAGACTTAAAAGCAAGGTGTGACATAGCAAATGCAAATTTGGTAGATGTCTTTGTCAGCATTCACTGCAACAGCAGCAAAAATGACTCTGCAAGAGGTATAGAAACTTTTTATTACAAGACCAGCCAGAAAGGATTTTTACTGGCTGTGGAGGTGCAAAAAAGTATAGTTGAGGCAGTTAAAACGATAAATCGCGGAGTCAAATTTGCAGACTTTTATGTATTAAGGGCTACTAAAATGCCAGCAATTCTGACAGAATGCGGTTTTTTAAGTAATCCAGAAGAAGAGAAGATGCTAAATAATCAAAACTACCAAACTCAAATAGCTTTAGCAATTGCAAAGGGAATTGTGAATTATCAAAAAAATGTTGATAAAGCTTAA
- the prfA gene encoding peptide chain release factor 1, with protein MIEKLQVIEEKYLELEKKIADPEIISQTQEWQKLMKEHSNLQPIVEKFREYKKILNTIKEAEELLDTDLDEDFEKLVKEELNRAKEQKEIVETQLKILLLPKDPNDEKNVIMEIRAGAGGEEAALFAAELFRMYSRYAERKNWKVEVMSTSESDLDGFKEVIFMISGKGAYSRLKYESGVHRVQRVPVTESGGRIHTSTATVAVLPEVEDVEVEIREEDLEIDTFRAGGAGGQHVNKTESAVRIVHKPTGIVVTCQDERSQHANRDRAMKILRARLYDYYQSLQQKEIESQRRSQVGTGDRSERIRTYNFPQGRVTDHRIGLTLYKLEQVLDGDLDEIIDALITHFQTEKLKEVG; from the coding sequence ATGATAGAGAAGCTTCAAGTAATTGAGGAAAAATATTTAGAACTTGAGAAAAAGATTGCAGACCCTGAGATAATAAGCCAGACTCAGGAATGGCAAAAACTCATGAAAGAACACAGCAATCTTCAACCAATTGTAGAAAAATTCAGAGAATACAAAAAAATTTTGAATACTATCAAAGAGGCTGAAGAGCTTTTAGATACAGACCTTGACGAGGACTTTGAAAAACTTGTAAAAGAAGAGCTAAATCGGGCAAAAGAACAGAAAGAGATTGTTGAAACGCAGCTCAAAATTTTACTTTTGCCAAAGGACCCTAACGACGAAAAAAATGTTATAATGGAGATAAGAGCAGGTGCAGGTGGTGAAGAAGCAGCACTTTTTGCAGCCGAGCTTTTCAGGATGTATTCAAGATATGCAGAAAGGAAAAACTGGAAAGTTGAAGTGATGTCGACAAGTGAGAGTGATTTGGATGGGTTTAAAGAGGTAATTTTCATGATAAGCGGAAAAGGTGCATATAGCAGGCTCAAATATGAAAGTGGTGTTCACAGAGTTCAGAGAGTACCTGTGACAGAGTCAGGTGGAAGAATTCATACATCAACAGCAACTGTTGCAGTGTTGCCAGAAGTTGAAGATGTTGAGGTAGAAATAAGAGAAGAGGACCTTGAGATAGACACGTTCAGGGCAGGCGGTGCAGGAGGTCAGCATGTAAACAAGACAGAGTCGGCTGTTAGAATTGTTCATAAGCCCACAGGAATTGTTGTAACCTGCCAGGACGAAAGGTCGCAGCATGCAAACAGGGACAGGGCAATGAAGATACTCAGGGCAAGGCTTTATGATTACTATCAGAGTCTGCAGCAAAAAGAAATAGAAAGTCAGAGAAGAAGCCAGGTTGGAACAGGTGACAGGAGTGAGAGAATAAGAACATATAACTTTCCTCAGGGGCGTGTGACAGACCATAGGATTGGTCTTACTTTGTACAAGCTCGAACAAGTTTTAGATGGGGATCTTGATGAGATTATTGATGCTTTGATTACTCATTTTCAGACAGAGAAATTAAAAGAAGTAGGCTAA
- the prmC gene encoding peptide chain release factor N(5)-glutamine methyltransferase gives MSGRLKTIGEVLNEAALMLRDYCENKEEDYKNIALMMVSQILDIDKTEVILNKGLPVGQDKYEKIVNAISKYLQDYPLQYCTNKAFFMGLEFYVDENVLIPRFDTEVLVEVAIEIFKDRKNLYFLDIGTGSGCIAVALCKFLDCKVLAVDISERALEVARKNAKLNGVENRISFVRSNLFEDIPKNLRFDAILSNPPYISESERFKLEKQVLKEPHIALFSKENGLWFFKEIASKAKLYLKDGGYIIFEVGFSQAEEVKRILEQNGYENIKSRKDLNNIERCIFAING, from the coding sequence ATGAGTGGTAGGTTAAAGACCATTGGCGAGGTTTTGAATGAAGCTGCTTTGATGTTAAGAGATTATTGTGAAAATAAAGAAGAAGACTATAAGAATATTGCTCTTATGATGGTTTCGCAGATACTTGATATTGATAAAACAGAGGTTATTCTAAATAAAGGTTTACCTGTAGGACAAGACAAATATGAAAAGATTGTAAATGCTATTTCCAAATATTTGCAAGACTATCCTCTCCAATATTGTACGAATAAGGCTTTCTTTATGGGTCTTGAGTTTTATGTTGATGAGAATGTTTTGATTCCACGATTTGACACAGAGGTTTTGGTAGAGGTTGCTATAGAAATCTTTAAAGATAGAAAAAATCTATACTTTTTAGATATTGGCACGGGTAGTGGCTGTATTGCGGTGGCTCTTTGCAAATTTTTAGATTGCAAGGTTTTAGCTGTTGATATTTCAGAAAGAGCACTTGAGGTTGCAAGGAAGAATGCAAAATTGAATGGTGTAGAAAATAGGATTTCATTTGTAAGAAGCAACTTATTTGAAGATATTCCCAAAAATCTTAGATTTGATGCCATACTCAGCAATCCACCTTATATTTCTGAAAGTGAAAGGTTCAAACTTGAGAAGCAAGTTTTAAAAGAGCCGCATATAGCTCTGTTTTCAAAAGAAAATGGACTTTGGTTTTTCAAAGAAATTGCAAGCAAAGCAAAGCTATATCTCAAAGATGGTGGTTATATTATTTTTGAAGTAGGATTTTCTCAAGCTGAAGAAGTCAAGAGAATTTTAGAGCAAAACGGTTATGAGAATATAAAGTCAAGAAAGGATTTGAATAATATTGAAAGATGTATCTTTGCAATAAATGGGTAA